A genomic window from Flavobacterium johnsoniae includes:
- a CDS encoding MBL fold metallo-hydrolase — protein sequence MKIIALQEGNYVANAQKEFKLLTEETSDSGLKMAIQPFVVITDNDFILLDFGLGFVNNGIPFIHEMLQKNNINPNQITKVLVSHLHKDHIEGIGYFENGNFIQNFPNAKIYIQEREIDFALEQINNPSYVFELLNQLKKLPNVELLNSDSGNITNEIFYEVSAGHTKFHQVFWIKADDEIVFYGADDLPQKIYWSMHVAYKTDFDGKRARESRKKWEQQAKDENWKVLFYHDMKIPVLELFEEKMEEARI from the coding sequence ATGAAAATCATAGCTTTACAAGAAGGAAATTACGTGGCAAATGCTCAAAAGGAATTTAAACTTTTAACTGAGGAAACTTCAGATTCAGGTTTGAAAATGGCAATTCAGCCTTTTGTGGTTATCACTGATAACGATTTTATTTTATTAGATTTTGGTTTAGGATTTGTAAATAACGGAATTCCGTTTATTCATGAAATGCTTCAAAAGAATAATATTAATCCGAATCAAATAACAAAAGTTTTGGTTTCGCATCTGCATAAAGATCATATAGAAGGAATTGGCTATTTTGAGAATGGTAATTTTATTCAAAATTTTCCAAATGCGAAGATTTATATTCAGGAACGAGAAATAGATTTTGCTTTAGAACAAATTAATAATCCGTCGTATGTTTTTGAGTTATTAAATCAATTGAAAAAACTTCCTAATGTTGAGTTGCTAAATTCAGATAGTGGAAATATAACTAATGAAATTTTCTACGAAGTTTCGGCAGGACACACAAAATTTCATCAAGTTTTCTGGATTAAGGCAGATGATGAAATTGTTTTTTATGGTGCAGACGATTTACCTCAAAAAATATATTGGTCAATGCATGTTGCTTACAAAACTGACTTTGATGGGAAACGCGCAAGAGAATCACGCAAAAAATGGGAACAGCAAGCAAAAGATGAAAACTGGAAAGTACTTTTTTATCATGATATGAAAATACCAGTTTTAGAATTATTTGAAGAGAAAATGGAAGAGGCGAGAATATAG